The Deinococcus depolymerans genome has a segment encoding these proteins:
- a CDS encoding ABC transporter ATP-binding protein, which yields MTAATSSGSVVLEARHMTRRFGGLIAVNDVSFDVREGEIFGLIGPNGAGKTTLFNLMTGLTPPSSGTLTYRGQTVTGLQPNRVAALGLSRTFQNIRLFRGLTALENVKIAQHARTDAGLWRGVFGGARAEEAKVEARAWELLDLVGMGDRAGELAANFSYGDQRRLEIARALATEPRVLLLDEPAAGMNTSEKGQLTGFIRQVRDQFDLTVLVIEHHVPLVMNLCDRVAVLNFGQLIAVGNPAEVQRDPKVIEAYLGGE from the coding sequence ATGACCGCCGCCACTTCTTCAGGGAGCGTGGTGCTCGAGGCCCGCCACATGACCCGCCGCTTCGGTGGCCTGATCGCCGTGAACGACGTGTCCTTCGACGTCCGCGAGGGCGAGATCTTCGGGCTGATCGGCCCGAACGGCGCGGGCAAGACCACGCTGTTCAACCTGATGACCGGCCTCACCCCACCGTCGAGCGGCACCCTGACGTACCGCGGGCAGACGGTCACGGGCCTGCAACCCAACCGCGTGGCCGCGCTGGGCCTGAGCCGCACCTTCCAGAACATCCGCCTGTTCCGCGGCCTGACCGCGCTGGAGAACGTGAAGATCGCGCAGCACGCCCGCACGGACGCCGGACTGTGGCGCGGCGTGTTCGGCGGCGCGAGGGCCGAGGAGGCGAAGGTCGAGGCCCGCGCGTGGGAGCTGCTGGACCTCGTGGGCATGGGCGACCGCGCCGGGGAGCTGGCCGCGAACTTCAGTTACGGCGACCAGCGCCGACTGGAGATCGCCCGCGCCCTGGCGACCGAACCGCGCGTCCTGCTGCTCGACGAACCGGCCGCCGGCATGAACACCAGCGAGAAGGGGCAGCTGACCGGCTTCATCCGGCAGGTACGCGACCAGTTCGACCTGACCGTGCTCGTCATCGAGCACCACGTGCCGCTGGTCATGAACCTGTGCGACCGGGTGGCCGTCCTGAATTTCGGGCAGCTGATCGCCGTGGGCAACCCGGCCGAGGTGCAACGCGACCCGAAAGTGATCGAAGCGTACCTGGGAGGCGAATGA
- a CDS encoding ABC transporter ATP-binding protein, whose amino-acid sequence MALLEIENLNVNYGAIQAVRGLSLTVEEGEVVTLIGANGAGKTTTLRAVSRLMKPLSGTIRFGGRDITRLPADEAVKLGIAQSPEGRQVLARQSIQDNLELGAYTRRGPSVKADMHEMYERFPRLGERRDQLAGTLSGGEQQMLAIARALMSRPRLLLLDEPSLGLAPIIVREIFSIIRDLNAQGTTILLVEQNAKLAMNASHRTYVLEAGQMTFTGDSAQLVNDERVLHAYLGG is encoded by the coding sequence ATGGCCCTGCTGGAAATCGAGAACCTGAACGTGAACTACGGCGCCATCCAGGCGGTGCGGGGCCTGTCCCTGACCGTCGAGGAGGGCGAGGTCGTCACCCTGATCGGCGCGAACGGCGCGGGCAAGACCACCACCCTGCGCGCCGTCTCGCGGCTCATGAAGCCCCTGTCGGGCACCATCCGCTTCGGGGGACGCGACATCACCCGCCTGCCCGCCGACGAGGCCGTGAAACTCGGCATCGCGCAGAGCCCCGAGGGACGGCAGGTACTGGCCCGGCAGAGCATCCAGGACAACCTGGAACTCGGCGCGTACACCCGCCGGGGCCCCAGCGTGAAGGCCGACATGCACGAGATGTACGAACGGTTCCCGCGACTGGGTGAACGCAGGGACCAGCTGGCAGGCACGCTCTCGGGGGGTGAGCAGCAGATGCTGGCCATTGCCCGCGCCCTGATGAGCCGCCCCCGGCTGCTGCTGCTGGACGAACCCAGCTTGGGCCTCGCCCCGATCATCGTGCGCGAGATCTTCAGCATCATCCGCGACCTGAACGCCCAGGGCACCACCATCCTGCTGGTCGAGCAGAACGCCAAACTCGCCATGAACGCCTCGCACCGCACGTACGTGCTGGAAGCCGGGCAGATGACCTTCACGGGCGACAGCGCCCAGCTCGTCAACGACGAGCGCGTGCTGCACGCCTACCTCGGCGGCTAG
- a CDS encoding branched-chain amino acid ABC transporter permease, translating to MELSQFIQNLMNGLAIGSVYAIFALGYTLVFSILGIINFAHGAVFTLGAYFTYTLVVGQFENNGLLKGVNLFPDGSPFSGQPLTFALATLLGATLAGLVAVLIERLAFRPMRSRGADPLLALVSSLGVALVIVNLIQLLVGAEIYNFPSDAYGDTPPALSFTLGGKIVIIRTVQVIIFAVSLVMLVILGYVIGRTKIGKALRAVAESPTTASLLGISVDRFILITFFLSGFLGGLAGTLVGTAFGVAGPYFGVVYGLKGLAVIVLGGLGSIPGAVAGGLVIGLAEAFVPPEFSAYKDAVAFALLFVILLVRPQGLLGRAAIQKV from the coding sequence ATGGAGCTGAGTCAGTTCATTCAGAACCTCATGAACGGCCTGGCGATCGGGAGCGTGTACGCCATCTTCGCGCTGGGGTACACGCTGGTGTTCTCGATTCTGGGCATCATCAACTTCGCGCACGGCGCGGTGTTCACGCTGGGCGCGTACTTCACGTACACGCTGGTCGTCGGGCAGTTCGAGAACAACGGCCTGCTCAAGGGCGTGAACCTGTTCCCGGACGGCTCGCCCTTCTCGGGGCAACCGCTGACCTTCGCGCTCGCCACGCTGCTGGGCGCCACCCTGGCGGGCCTGGTCGCCGTGCTGATCGAGCGGCTGGCGTTCCGGCCCATGCGGTCGCGCGGCGCCGATCCGCTGCTGGCGCTGGTCAGTTCGCTGGGCGTGGCGCTGGTCATCGTGAACCTGATCCAGCTGCTTGTGGGCGCGGAAATCTATAACTTCCCGTCGGACGCGTACGGGGACACGCCGCCCGCGCTGTCGTTCACGCTGGGCGGCAAGATCGTCATCATCCGCACCGTGCAGGTCATCATCTTCGCGGTCAGTCTGGTCATGCTGGTCATCCTGGGGTACGTGATCGGCCGCACGAAGATCGGCAAGGCGCTGCGGGCCGTGGCGGAAAGCCCCACGACCGCCAGCCTGCTGGGCATCAGCGTGGACCGCTTCATCCTGATCACGTTCTTCCTGTCCGGCTTCCTGGGCGGCCTGGCGGGCACGCTGGTCGGCACGGCGTTCGGCGTGGCCGGCCCGTACTTCGGGGTGGTGTACGGCCTCAAGGGCCTGGCCGTGATCGTGCTGGGCGGCCTGGGCAGCATTCCCGGCGCGGTCGCGGGCGGCCTGGTGATCGGGCTGGCCGAGGCCTTCGTCCCGCCGGAATTCTCGGCGTACAAGGACGCCGTGGCGTTCGCGCTGCTGTTCGTCATCCTGCTCGTGCGGCCCCAGGGCCTGCTGGGCCGCGCGGCCATCCAGAAGGTGTAA
- a CDS encoding branched-chain amino acid ABC transporter permease — protein sequence MTDFLSTYGFLIVTMLQAGLLGLSLYFPLQAGQLSLASPGFYALGGYVAAILLTNPAFAGLRDTLGNAMFPLTWLAAAVLAGLLGLLVGVPALRLRGIYLALATIAFVEILRVVSLNLTFTGGAVGIFGIPQAFGFQDRWQYVFIFGPLLILTLLFARQLERSRVGRALRAIREDELAADAMGVPPTQYKVLAFVIGAVLAGIVGAMSAPFLNTWNAKQGTFDASIATLAFVLIGGSRNIWGPVVGGALLTAVPEVLRFLADWRLVINGLVLVVASLYLPQGIVGALERLGRPRPPQRPTPVKPAEVTP from the coding sequence ATGACTGATTTCCTCTCGACGTACGGGTTCCTGATCGTGACCATGCTCCAGGCGGGCCTGCTGGGCCTGAGCCTGTACTTCCCGCTGCAGGCGGGGCAACTGAGCCTCGCCAGCCCGGGTTTCTACGCGCTGGGCGGGTACGTGGCCGCCATCCTGCTGACCAACCCGGCCTTCGCGGGCCTGCGCGACACGCTGGGGAACGCCATGTTCCCGCTGACGTGGCTGGCCGCGGCGGTCCTGGCGGGCCTGCTGGGGCTGCTGGTGGGCGTCCCGGCGCTGCGGCTGCGCGGCATCTACCTGGCGCTGGCGACCATCGCGTTCGTGGAGATCCTGCGGGTCGTGTCCCTGAACCTGACTTTCACGGGCGGCGCGGTCGGCATCTTCGGCATTCCGCAGGCGTTCGGCTTTCAGGACCGCTGGCAGTACGTGTTCATCTTCGGGCCGCTGCTGATCCTGACCCTGCTGTTCGCGCGGCAGCTGGAACGCTCGCGGGTGGGCCGCGCGCTGCGCGCCATCCGCGAGGACGAACTGGCCGCCGACGCCATGGGCGTGCCGCCCACGCAGTACAAGGTGCTGGCCTTCGTGATCGGCGCGGTCCTGGCCGGCATCGTGGGCGCCATGAGCGCCCCGTTCCTGAACACCTGGAACGCCAAGCAGGGCACCTTCGACGCCAGCATCGCCACGCTGGCCTTCGTGCTGATCGGCGGGAGCCGCAACATCTGGGGCCCCGTGGTGGGCGGCGCGCTGCTGACCGCCGTGCCGGAAGTGCTGCGCTTCCTCGCGGACTGGCGCCTCGTGATCAACGGGCTGGTGCTGGTCGTGGCGAGCCTGTACCTGCCGCAGGGCATCGTGGGCGCCCTGGAGAGGCTGGGCCGTCCCCGACCGCCGCAGCGGCCCACTCCCGTCAAGCCCGCCGAGGTGACGCCATGA
- a CDS encoding ABC transporter substrate-binding protein → MRHPAQRRSQLSSFIRPALGATLALSLSLGAQAQKVETISIGVAVAQTSNTALLGQEQVIGAKFAEKFLNGRGGINGTPFKLVFQDTGGDEAGAINAFQNLITKDRVLGIVGPTLSQQAFASDPIAERARVPVLGPSNTAKGIPQIGNFIARVSAPVSVVAPNAVRQALKLDPKIKEVAVLYAQNDAFSTSETGTFQQTAKDQGLTVATVQKFQTTDTDFTTQVTAVLNAKVDLVIISGLAADGGNLVKQLRQLGYKGLIIGGNGLNTSNMFPVCQKLCDGVIIAQAYSPAQPSAANQVFVKEYTAQYKKAPPQFAAQAYAGVQVMVEALKVIDRKKKLNTWDLDDLRAELNKQILLGKYNTPLGPIAFDKEGEVIQKEFYVAQIRMKDAKTGSFVYLK, encoded by the coding sequence ATGCGTCACCCCGCTCAACGCCGTTCCCAGCTGTCCTCGTTCATCCGTCCCGCCCTGGGGGCCACGCTGGCCCTCAGCCTGAGCCTCGGCGCGCAGGCGCAGAAGGTCGAGACCATCAGCATCGGGGTGGCGGTCGCTCAGACCAGCAACACCGCCCTGCTGGGCCAGGAGCAGGTGATCGGCGCGAAATTCGCCGAGAAGTTCCTGAACGGCCGCGGCGGCATCAACGGCACGCCCTTCAAACTGGTCTTCCAGGACACTGGCGGCGACGAGGCCGGCGCCATCAACGCCTTCCAGAACCTGATCACCAAGGACCGCGTGCTGGGCATCGTCGGGCCGACCCTGTCGCAGCAGGCCTTCGCGTCTGATCCCATCGCCGAGCGCGCCAGAGTACCGGTCCTGGGACCCAGCAACACCGCCAAGGGCATCCCGCAGATCGGGAACTTCATCGCGCGGGTGTCCGCGCCGGTGTCGGTCGTCGCGCCGAACGCCGTGCGGCAGGCCCTGAAACTCGACCCCAAGATCAAGGAAGTCGCCGTGCTGTACGCGCAGAACGACGCCTTCTCGACCAGCGAGACCGGCACCTTCCAGCAGACCGCCAAGGACCAGGGCCTGACCGTCGCCACGGTGCAGAAGTTCCAGACGACCGACACGGACTTCACCACGCAGGTCACGGCCGTCCTGAACGCCAAGGTGGACCTCGTGATCATCTCCGGCCTCGCGGCGGACGGCGGGAACCTCGTCAAGCAGCTCCGGCAGCTGGGGTACAAGGGCCTGATCATCGGCGGGAACGGCCTGAACACCAGCAACATGTTCCCCGTCTGCCAGAAACTCTGCGACGGCGTGATCATCGCGCAGGCGTACAGCCCCGCGCAGCCCAGCGCCGCCAACCAGGTGTTCGTCAAGGAGTACACCGCGCAGTACAAGAAAGCCCCGCCGCAGTTCGCCGCGCAGGCCTACGCGGGCGTGCAGGTCATGGTCGAGGCCCTGAAGGTCATCGACCGGAAGAAGAAACTGAACACCTGGGACCTGGACGACCTGCGTGCCGAACTGAACAAGCAGATCCTGCTCGGCAAGTACAACACGCCGCTGGGCCCCATCGCCTTCGACAAGGAGGGCGAGGTCATCCAGAAGGAGTTCTACGTCGCGCAGATCAGGATGAAGGACGCCAAGACCGGCTCGTTCGTGTACCTGAAGTAA
- a CDS encoding helix-hairpin-helix domain-containing protein, producing the protein MEVTKKSLVGVLKTTADLLDLLGVGDDPFRAQAFRSAARSLEGVQDEVDVLAARAFAGIPKVGKAIAADLLEYVRTGVFGPLEDAASLIPAGVLSLFRVRGLGPKKIRALWDAGIDSLEGLREACRDGRVAGLKGFGAKSAASFLEAVEFALGAQERQHLSTALEVAEGLCRVLDGLEPQVSGDVRRGLDTVRVARVTVTATPEGVQERLAGVVEGLDPVEKKPLFAGRVDGVPVEVAYAPTPGVRGALDLMMGGGTAYRESLRAEASARGFDLSGRGLKRGGEGLDTPTEADVMKALGLPLRPAEYREPEHDGVWEALPHPDQLVTVGDLRGMLHTHSTWSDGAASIADMAAETVRLGHGFLGTGDHSRAAHYANGLSIERLQAQLKEIRELQAAGVPLVAGAEVDILDDGTLDYPDDVLAELDYVVASVHSLFTLSPERQTERLIRAASHPLVTILGHPTGRLLLRRPGYALDMDAVMAACAERGTVVEINANAYRLDIDWRIALTWRDRVTFAINTDAHVPGGLKDAKYGVMVARKAGLTPAHVVNTLEREAFLTFVQEQRAGRS; encoded by the coding sequence ATGGAAGTCACGAAGAAGTCCCTGGTGGGGGTGCTGAAGACCACGGCGGATCTGCTGGATCTGCTGGGGGTGGGGGATGATCCGTTCCGGGCGCAGGCGTTCCGGAGTGCGGCGCGCAGCCTGGAGGGCGTGCAGGATGAGGTGGATGTGCTCGCCGCGCGGGCGTTCGCGGGTATCCCGAAGGTCGGGAAGGCGATTGCGGCGGACCTGCTGGAGTACGTGCGGACGGGGGTGTTCGGTCCGCTGGAGGACGCCGCGAGTCTGATTCCGGCGGGTGTGCTGAGTCTGTTCCGGGTGCGGGGGCTGGGGCCGAAGAAGATCCGGGCGTTGTGGGATGCGGGGATCGATTCGCTGGAGGGGCTGCGGGAGGCGTGCCGGGACGGGCGCGTGGCGGGCCTGAAGGGGTTCGGGGCGAAGAGTGCGGCGTCGTTCCTGGAGGCGGTGGAGTTCGCGCTGGGCGCGCAGGAACGGCAGCACCTGAGCACGGCGCTGGAGGTCGCCGAGGGCCTGTGCCGGGTGCTGGACGGCCTGGAGCCGCAGGTGTCGGGGGATGTGCGGCGGGGTCTGGACACGGTGCGGGTGGCGCGCGTGACCGTGACTGCCACGCCCGAGGGGGTGCAGGAGCGGCTGGCTGGCGTGGTCGAGGGCCTTGACCCGGTCGAGAAGAAACCCCTGTTCGCGGGCCGCGTGGACGGCGTGCCGGTCGAGGTGGCGTACGCGCCCACGCCGGGCGTCCGGGGTGCACTGGACCTGATGATGGGCGGGGGCACCGCGTACCGCGAATCGCTGCGAGCAGAGGCGTCGGCGCGGGGCTTCGACCTGAGCGGGCGGGGCCTGAAGCGCGGCGGTGAGGGGCTGGACACGCCCACCGAGGCCGACGTCATGAAGGCCCTGGGGCTGCCCCTGCGGCCCGCCGAGTACCGCGAGCCCGAGCATGACGGGGTGTGGGAAGCCCTCCCCCACCCGGACCAGCTCGTGACGGTGGGCGACCTGCGCGGCATGCTGCACACGCACTCCACGTGGTCGGACGGCGCGGCCAGCATTGCCGACATGGCCGCCGAGACCGTCCGCCTGGGCCACGGCTTCCTGGGCACCGGCGACCACTCGCGCGCCGCGCACTACGCGAACGGCCTGAGCATCGAACGCCTCCAGGCGCAACTGAAGGAAATCCGCGAGTTGCAGGCGGCGGGCGTGCCCCTGGTGGCGGGCGCCGAGGTGGACATCCTCGACGACGGCACCCTGGACTACCCGGACGACGTGCTGGCCGAACTGGATTACGTGGTCGCCAGCGTCCACAGCCTGTTCACGCTGAGCCCCGAGCGGCAGACCGAACGCCTGATCCGGGCCGCCAGCCACCCCCTCGTCACCATCCTCGGGCACCCCACGGGCCGCCTGCTGCTGCGCCGCCCCGGCTACGCCCTCGACATGGACGCCGTCATGGCCGCCTGCGCCGAGCGCGGCACGGTCGTCGAGATCAACGCGAACGCCTACCGCCTGGACATCGACTGGCGGATCGCCCTGACGTGGCGTGACCGCGTGACGTTCGCCATCAACACTGACGCCCACGTGCCGGGCGGCCTGAAAGACGCGAAATACGGCGTGATGGTCGCCCGCAAGGCCGGCCTGACACCGGCGCACGTGGTGAACACGCTGGAGCGCGAGGCGTTCCTGACGTTCGTGCAGGAGCAGCGGGCGGGACGTTCATAA
- a CDS encoding FadR/GntR family transcriptional regulator encodes MSDPAPTFTADTLEKRSLGEHIAAHLQELLLDGRLKPGDTLPSQRELAQQYGTSVAAVREAISILSASGVLDARPGRGTVILPVTQQAPSINLWLGAVHDEAEAHAFLDTRQALEHYTIARAARHATPEQHADLLSHLHRMRDAQGEPEAFIQADLALHMAIAQAAGNPVVLRLLRAIHMPLANLLRAISTDLMHAGRFPALYTTHEQIIHGIIRRDPHAATQAFDHMLDQTTEGGTLERALGHPERPDPPLGPPFLEDLHWNLTRLIGPMADILIPEAASELGLDPDALTRTHLPRYLGNLARQLPDGKQAEWAALSGLLEKRYG; translated from the coding sequence ATGAGCGACCCGGCCCCCACCTTCACCGCCGACACCCTCGAGAAACGCTCCCTGGGCGAACACATCGCCGCGCACCTGCAAGAACTCCTGCTCGACGGCCGCCTGAAACCCGGCGACACCCTCCCCAGCCAGCGGGAACTCGCGCAGCAGTACGGCACCAGCGTCGCCGCCGTCCGCGAAGCGATCTCCATCCTCTCCGCCAGCGGCGTCCTCGACGCCCGCCCCGGCCGCGGCACCGTCATCCTGCCCGTCACGCAGCAGGCCCCCAGCATCAACCTCTGGCTGGGCGCCGTGCACGACGAGGCCGAAGCGCACGCCTTCCTCGACACCCGGCAGGCCCTCGAACACTACACGATTGCCCGCGCCGCCCGGCACGCCACGCCCGAACAGCACGCCGACCTGCTCTCTCACCTGCACCGCATGCGCGACGCGCAGGGCGAACCCGAAGCGTTCATCCAGGCCGACCTCGCCCTGCACATGGCCATCGCCCAGGCCGCCGGGAACCCCGTCGTGCTGCGCCTCCTGCGCGCCATCCACATGCCCCTGGCGAACCTGCTGCGCGCCATCAGCACCGACCTCATGCACGCCGGCCGCTTCCCCGCCCTGTACACCACGCACGAACAGATCATCCACGGCATCATCCGCCGCGACCCCCACGCCGCCACGCAGGCGTTCGACCACATGCTCGACCAGACCACCGAAGGCGGCACCCTGGAACGCGCCCTCGGCCACCCCGAACGGCCCGACCCCCCCCTCGGCCCCCCCTTCCTGGAAGACCTGCACTGGAACCTCACCCGCCTCATCGGCCCCATGGCCGACATCCTGATCCCCGAAGCCGCCAGCGAACTCGGCCTCGACCCCGACGCCCTGACCCGCACCCACCTGCCCCGCTACCTCGGCAACCTCGCCCGGCAACTCCCCGACGGCAAACAGGCCGAATGGGCCGCCCTGAGCGGACTATTGGAGAAGCGGTACGGGTGA
- a CDS encoding histidinol-phosphatase, with amino-acid sequence MTAPLFDSHMHTPLCGHASGLPREYAQAALDAGLAGICFTDHMPMPAWYDAPWRMRLDQLAQYVADVRAVQAEFAGRLDVRLGLEADFHPGTERFVEEVLGAHPWDYVIGSIHYIGAWGFDNPEFVAEYDSRDLAGLYRDYYALAEGAAKSGLFDSIGHLDLPKKFGHRDPEGYAALHALDVIAERGLALDFNTAGWRKPVAEAYPAPDLTRAAAERGIPFVLGSDAHRPEEVGSRFTDAIKQIHDVGGRIVTYAGRVRHG; translated from the coding sequence ATGACGGCTCCGCTGTTCGATTCTCATATGCACACGCCCCTGTGCGGGCACGCGAGCGGCTTGCCCCGCGAGTACGCCCAGGCGGCGCTGGACGCCGGACTGGCGGGGATCTGCTTCACGGATCACATGCCGATGCCCGCGTGGTACGACGCGCCGTGGCGCATGCGCCTGGATCAGCTGGCGCAGTACGTGGCGGACGTGCGGGCCGTGCAGGCCGAGTTCGCGGGGCGGCTGGACGTGCGCCTGGGCCTGGAGGCGGACTTCCACCCCGGCACGGAACGCTTCGTGGAGGAGGTGCTGGGCGCGCACCCGTGGGATTACGTGATCGGCAGCATTCACTACATCGGCGCGTGGGGCTTCGACAACCCGGAATTTGTCGCGGAGTACGACAGCCGCGACCTTGCGGGCCTGTACCGCGACTACTACGCGCTGGCCGAGGGCGCCGCGAAATCCGGCCTGTTCGACTCCATCGGGCACCTGGACCTGCCCAAGAAGTTCGGGCACCGCGACCCCGAAGGGTACGCCGCGCTGCACGCGCTGGACGTGATCGCCGAACGCGGCCTCGCGCTGGACTTCAACACCGCCGGGTGGCGTAAGCCCGTCGCCGAGGCGTACCCCGCCCCGGACCTGACCCGCGCCGCCGCCGAGCGCGGCATCCCCTTCGTGCTGGGCAGCGACGCCCACAGACCTGAAGAGGTCGGCTCCCGCTTCACCGACGCCATCAAGCAGATTCACGACGTCGGCGGCCGGATCGTCACGTATGCCGGGCGCGTCCGGCACGGGTAA